The Stigmatella aurantiaca DW4/3-1 genome contains the following window.
TCTTGTTCGCGCCGCTGCGCACGATGCTGGTATGGCTGATGCCGCTCTTGCGAGCCATGCGCTCCGACAGTGCAAGGGCGGCCAAGATGCGCAGGATAGGCTGCAGCGCCTGCTCGTTGTCGTTGATGAACGCGATGCTGAATCGGTGGTCGAGGTTGAGCCGAACGGTGAGAACCTCCTCACTGGTTGCGCTCTTCGCGACAGCCGCGACGAAGAAGTCAGCCGCTTGGTCCTGGACGAGTTGGAGCACAACCCTGATGGATGAGCCCTCCCACGGCAGCACGAGGACATGTTCGCGCTGCTGAAGCACCGCCTTGGGCTCGGGCGACGGCGACACCTGCTCGACGTCGGCGGCGGGAGGCGTGGCGGCAACTTCGCTGATGGCCTTGCTCGTACTGGCGTCGGCGATGGCCTCGGAGGCATCTGCGAGCGCGTTCGCCCCAAAGTCCTTCGGAAGTTGGTTTGCCGTCTTCCGTGCGCGGTATCCGTTGGCCTGGTCGAGCAACGGGAAGTCAGGCGAGTTGATCTGTCGCCAAATCTTGTCGAGGAGTTCGTCCTCGTAGCCTCCCCACTGGATGCCATCTTTCGTGTGCGAGACGTCAAAGCCCTCGACGAACATCTCGCCGATCACTCGCTGTGACGCGAAGCTATTGGGCGTGCCGAAAAGAGCGGACGGCTTGTAGGCTTCTCCAACGCTGCCCTCGATGAGTCGACGTCGGCGGAAGACGCTGAAGCCGGCGTGGACGTGGCTACCCTTCTCGAGGATGCCGGCCCATCCCGTGACTCTACGGTCGCCGAAGTCCACGTCGAACGTCTGGCGCCAGAGCCGCGAACTCGCGTTGCGAGTCTTGTAGTACGGGGCGTCGAGCAGTTTCGGTGAGTCGTAGGAGAGTTCTTCGACGCTGCCCGCAGTCGTGACACGGAGCTTGACGATGCCCTCATTCATGAGGACGCGGTAAATGCTTTGCAGGTGATCTTTGATCTTCGCCAGGGTGCGGCCCTTTGGGCGCACCCTGAGGTCAGTGAGCGTGACGACGGTGAAGTGGTCGCTCTCTCTCGCCGTGGTAGTCTCGATCGGGAGCACCTCAGCCCCAGAGCGCATGATCGCCGGGATGTTGAAGATCACGGTGCGCTGAACCGGCTCACCGAGCGCGGAGGTGCGAACGGTCCACTTCTTCGCAAACCAGCAGGCTGCCGCCTTCATGCCGAGGCCGAACTCGCTGAGGCCGGTGGCATCGGTAGGTGGCGTTGCCGGTGAGAAGGC
Protein-coding sequences here:
- a CDS encoding ATP-binding protein, translated to MVATNLGGQARRSFEDLQAELAFRLDPVAQEFDLDQTVSEVREDARAVRRLATLLRTDPNSLQAQLQATHGRTLLGNYVSQLRSESATALAEEEDDEEVGVDVAEKSPGRAERSARDDASPAMSLGELLRPALAVIDAGSGWPTKGTLTVDSQTFDVVIYARRIGGSARGRHLERRFQNPAQGTPIIDDPNRHELLLGIWQEQGPGRAVIVAFDPYRRMGRTTRFSMFMPLSLLEEAADTGFATHESTSGEALYAFRPENIDRYVQAMLSEGIWTTSKAKAAEHQATPTTTTAATRSVAHSSQLNIRPQVGMYAAFARLNYKPWFALAEFIDNSIQSFLSNQQRLADAGHAGPLVIDVNIDDNEIAITDRAGGIAWVDFPRAFSPATPPTDATGLSEFGLGMKAAACWFAKKWTVRTSALGEPVQRTVIFNIPAIMRSGAEVLPIETTTARESDHFTVVTLTDLRVRPKGRTLAKIKDHLQSIYRVLMNEGIVKLRVTTAGSVEELSYDSPKLLDAPYYKTRNASSRLWRQTFDVDFGDRRVTGWAGILEKGSHVHAGFSVFRRRRLIEGSVGEAYKPSALFGTPNSFASQRVIGEMFVEGFDVSHTKDGIQWGGYEDELLDKIWRQINSPDFPLLDQANGYRARKTANQLPKDFGANALADASEAIADASTSKAISEVAATPPAADVEQVSPSPEPKAVLQQREHVLVLPWEGSSIRVVLQLVQDQAADFFVAAVAKSATSEEVLTVRLNLDHRFSIAFINDNEQALQPILRILAALALSERMARKSGISHTSIVRSGANKILNALSVEHS